From Pectobacterium carotovorum, one genomic window encodes:
- the lptF gene encoding LPS export ABC transporter permease LptF — protein MIIIRYLVRETFKSQLAILFILLLIFFCQKLVRILGAAVDGEIPTNLVISLLGLGVPEMVQLILPLSLFLGVLMTFGRLYAESEITVMHACGLGKRVLLKAALALAVFTAIIATINVMWLSPWSSRHQEEVLAEAKANPGMATLVEGQFQSAQGGNAVLFVGNVKGSEFEHVFLAQLRPSGNARPSVVVADRGHIKQNEDGAQVVTLDNGSRYEGTALLRDFRITDFTNYQAVIGHQSVTLNNSDVQQMDMQTLWHSDAHDARAEFHWRLTLILSVLLMALMVVPLSVVNPRQGRVLSMLPAMLLYLIFFLLQSSLRSNASKGKIDPMVWVWLTNLVYFGIAVMLNLWDTVPMRKVRARFKPRTLRTQGAA, from the coding sequence GTGATCATCATTCGATATCTGGTACGGGAAACCTTTAAGAGCCAACTGGCCATCCTTTTCATTCTGTTACTGATTTTCTTTTGTCAGAAATTAGTGCGGATACTGGGCGCCGCGGTTGATGGTGAAATCCCGACAAATTTGGTTATCTCCCTGTTGGGATTGGGCGTGCCAGAGATGGTGCAGCTCATCCTGCCATTGAGCCTGTTTCTTGGCGTATTGATGACGTTTGGCCGCCTCTATGCGGAAAGCGAGATCACCGTTATGCACGCCTGTGGGCTGGGCAAGCGCGTGTTGCTGAAAGCCGCGCTGGCCCTGGCGGTATTCACCGCCATCATCGCCACCATTAACGTCATGTGGCTCAGCCCGTGGTCGTCTCGGCATCAGGAAGAAGTGCTGGCGGAAGCGAAGGCGAACCCCGGCATGGCGACGCTGGTCGAAGGGCAGTTCCAGTCTGCGCAGGGCGGTAACGCGGTGCTGTTTGTTGGCAATGTGAAAGGCTCTGAGTTTGAGCACGTCTTTCTGGCACAACTGCGCCCCAGCGGTAACGCGCGGCCTTCTGTCGTCGTCGCCGATCGCGGTCATATCAAACAAAACGAAGACGGTGCGCAGGTCGTGACGCTGGATAACGGTTCGCGTTACGAAGGCACGGCGCTGCTGCGTGATTTTCGTATCACAGATTTCACCAACTATCAGGCCGTGATTGGCCACCAGAGCGTGACGCTAAATAATAGCGACGTGCAGCAAATGGATATGCAAACCCTGTGGCATTCGGACGCACACGATGCGCGCGCAGAGTTCCACTGGCGCCTGACGCTGATTCTTTCGGTGCTGCTCATGGCGCTGATGGTGGTGCCGCTGAGTGTGGTGAACCCACGTCAGGGCAGGGTACTGAGTATGCTGCCTGCGATGCTGCTGTACCTGATTTTCTTCCTGCTACAAAGCTCGCTGCGTTCTAACGCCAGTAAAGGAAAAATCGATCCGATGGTATGGGTCTGGCTGACCAACCTGGTGTATTTCGGTATCGCAGTGATGCTTAACCTCTGGGATACCGTGCCGATGCGCAAAGTGCGCGCCCGCTTTAAGCCTCGTACTCTTAGAACACAAGGAGCGGCCTGA
- the lptG gene encoding LPS export ABC transporter permease LptG, with amino-acid sequence MFGVLDRYIGKTIFTTIMTTLFMLVSLSGIIKFVDQLRKVGQGEYSALGAGLYTLLSVPKDIEIFFPMAALLGALLGLGQLATRSELVVMQASGFTRLQIATAVMKTAIPLVLLTMAIGEWVSPQGEQMARNYRSQMISGGSMISTQGGLWAKDGNDFIYIERVTGDKELSGVNIYHFDDKNKLLSVRYAASAEFEDDRNVWKLSQVDESDLSDGKQIGGSQTFSGEWKTNLTPDKLGVVALEPDALSIRGLHNYAKYLKQSGQESSRYQLNMWSKIFAPVSVAVMMLMAVSFIFGPLRSVSAGSRIVIGISFGFLFYLLNEIFRPLSLVYGIPPILGAILPSSVFLFISVALLLKRR; translated from the coding sequence ATGTTTGGTGTATTAGACCGCTATATCGGCAAAACGATTTTTACCACCATCATGACGACGCTGTTCATGCTGGTGTCGCTCTCCGGCATCATCAAGTTTGTCGACCAACTGCGTAAAGTCGGGCAGGGCGAGTATTCGGCGCTGGGCGCTGGGCTGTACACGCTACTCAGCGTACCCAAAGATATTGAGATCTTCTTCCCGATGGCGGCGCTGCTCGGTGCGTTGCTCGGGCTGGGCCAGCTTGCGACCCGCAGCGAACTGGTGGTGATGCAGGCTTCCGGCTTTACCCGCTTGCAGATTGCGACGGCAGTAATGAAAACTGCGATTCCGCTGGTGCTGCTGACGATGGCGATTGGCGAATGGGTGTCTCCGCAAGGAGAACAGATGGCACGCAACTACCGTTCTCAGATGATCTCTGGTGGGTCGATGATCTCTACGCAGGGCGGACTGTGGGCAAAAGACGGCAATGACTTTATCTATATCGAACGAGTGACGGGCGATAAAGAGCTGTCTGGCGTCAACATCTACCACTTCGACGATAAGAACAAACTGCTATCTGTGCGCTATGCGGCCTCCGCCGAGTTTGAAGATGACAGGAATGTCTGGAAGCTCTCGCAGGTTGATGAATCTGATTTGAGCGACGGCAAACAGATTGGCGGCAGCCAGACGTTCAGCGGCGAATGGAAAACCAACCTGACGCCAGATAAGCTCGGCGTGGTGGCGCTGGAGCCGGATGCGCTGTCGATCCGTGGGCTACACAATTACGCCAAATACCTGAAGCAAAGCGGGCAAGAGTCGAGCCGTTACCAACTGAACATGTGGAGCAAAATCTTTGCACCGGTCTCAGTCGCGGTAATGATGCTCATGGCGGTTTCTTTCATCTTTGGCCCGCTGCGCAGCGTCTCGGCGGGGTCACGCATCGTGATCGGTATCAGCTTCGGCTTCCTCTTCTACCTGCTGAATGAGATTTTCCGCCCGCTCAGCCTGGTCTATGGCATTCCGCCGATTCTGGGCGCTATCTTGCCGAGCTCGGTGTTTCTGTTCATCAGCGTGGCGCTGCTGCTGAAACGCCGATAG
- a CDS encoding class I SAM-dependent DNA methyltransferase, which yields MSNTNFSQTAAFIWSVADLLRGDFKQSQYGRVILPFTLLRRLECVLVASKEAVLAEVEKLKARPLPEEGRDKFLLRATNGLSFFNTSPMDLGKMGQNDIKANLENYVQCFSKDAREIFEHFKFSEFVGLLDDANLLFKIVKKFATTDLSPKAISNHEMGLVFEELIRRFAESSNETAGEHFTPRDIVRLTTSLVFMEDDEALSKDGIIRTIYDPTAGTGGFLSSGMEYVHELNPNAVMRAFGQELNPESYAICKADMLIKGQDVSRIKLGNTLSNDQLPQDQFDYMLSNPPFGVDWKKIEGEINDEHQLKGFNGRFGPGLPRVSDGSLLFLLHLISKMRDTHNPDGSVSDGGRIGIILNGSPLFTGGAGSGESEIRRYILEADLLEGIVALPMDMFYNTGIATYVWILSNKKAAERKGKVQLIDGTNLCGKMRKSLGSKRNLMGEDDIKLITRTFGGFEVVDAISLEALGLEKAPEQKSNRGRQSATAKTEAPKTFASKIFNSTDFGYRRLTIERPLRLSAQITDDAIAALRFAPKPFNAPMERLFEVFSAQWQSDNYGNFADIEVEARAIIKAEFAELKEKQIKDLLDSKLWLAQRELMEKAQQIQTVLGTQAGGKTQVSNDFNQFQLTLKGAIKTAGVKLDTKENKQLIDAITTKNPDAEPVVKKVLKEAAQPLYGAFEYQGKVVEFEQDGDLRDNENVPLNPALSTSDLIESYFKAEVLPHVADAWINADKRDAKDGDIGIVGYEIPFSRHFYVYQPPRPLEEIDADLDAVSAEIMKLLQEVHS from the coding sequence ATGTCTAACACTAACTTCTCTCAGACGGCTGCCTTTATCTGGTCCGTTGCTGATTTGCTTCGTGGTGATTTCAAACAATCCCAATATGGGCGCGTGATTCTGCCTTTTACTCTCCTACGTCGGCTTGAGTGTGTGTTAGTCGCGAGTAAAGAGGCGGTGTTAGCAGAAGTCGAAAAGCTGAAGGCTAGACCGCTGCCAGAAGAAGGACGAGATAAGTTTCTGTTACGTGCTACCAATGGTCTGTCGTTCTTTAATACCTCGCCGATGGATCTCGGCAAGATGGGTCAGAACGACATTAAGGCGAATCTGGAGAATTACGTTCAGTGTTTCTCAAAGGATGCGCGTGAAATCTTTGAACACTTCAAATTCAGTGAGTTCGTTGGCCTGCTGGATGATGCCAACCTGCTGTTCAAAATCGTCAAAAAATTTGCCACCACAGATCTAAGCCCGAAGGCTATTTCCAACCATGAAATGGGGCTGGTGTTTGAAGAGCTGATTCGTCGTTTTGCGGAAAGTTCAAATGAGACTGCCGGGGAACACTTTACTCCACGCGATATCGTGCGTTTAACGACCTCACTGGTGTTTATGGAGGATGATGAAGCGTTGTCTAAAGACGGCATCATTCGTACCATTTACGACCCGACTGCGGGAACGGGCGGCTTCCTCTCTTCCGGCATGGAATACGTGCATGAGCTTAACCCGAATGCGGTAATGCGAGCTTTTGGTCAGGAACTTAACCCAGAGTCTTACGCCATCTGTAAAGCCGATATGCTGATTAAAGGACAGGATGTTAGCCGTATCAAACTGGGCAACACCCTTTCCAACGATCAGTTACCGCAAGACCAGTTTGACTATATGCTGTCGAACCCGCCGTTCGGTGTGGACTGGAAAAAGATTGAAGGTGAGATTAACGACGAGCATCAACTGAAAGGCTTTAATGGCCGTTTTGGCCCCGGTTTACCGCGTGTGTCCGATGGTTCTCTATTGTTCCTTCTACATCTGATCAGCAAAATGCGTGATACCCATAATCCTGATGGTTCAGTCAGTGATGGTGGGCGTATCGGCATTATCCTCAACGGTTCTCCGCTGTTTACCGGTGGTGCGGGTAGCGGTGAGAGCGAAATCCGCCGCTATATTCTGGAAGCTGATTTGTTGGAAGGGATTGTCGCGCTGCCGATGGATATGTTCTACAACACGGGGATTGCGACTTACGTCTGGATTCTGTCGAATAAGAAAGCCGCGGAACGCAAAGGCAAGGTCCAACTGATTGATGGCACCAACCTATGCGGCAAGATGCGTAAGTCTCTGGGTTCCAAGCGTAACCTGATGGGCGAGGATGATATTAAGCTTATCACCCGCACGTTTGGTGGTTTTGAGGTGGTTGATGCGATTTCTCTTGAAGCCTTAGGTCTTGAAAAAGCACCGGAGCAAAAATCCAACCGTGGTCGCCAGTCTGCTACGGCTAAAACCGAAGCGCCAAAAACCTTTGCCAGCAAAATCTTCAATAGTACCGATTTTGGCTACCGTCGCCTGACCATTGAGCGCCCGCTGCGTTTATCCGCACAGATTACAGATGACGCGATCGCTGCTCTGCGCTTTGCACCGAAGCCGTTTAACGCGCCGATGGAGCGCCTGTTTGAAGTGTTTTCCGCACAGTGGCAAAGCGATAACTATGGCAATTTTGCAGACATTGAAGTTGAAGCGCGTGCCATTATCAAAGCGGAATTTGCCGAGCTGAAAGAGAAGCAAATTAAAGACTTGCTCGACAGCAAACTGTGGCTGGCGCAGCGCGAATTAATGGAAAAAGCTCAGCAGATTCAAACCGTGCTGGGAACTCAAGCGGGTGGCAAAACGCAAGTCAGCAACGACTTTAACCAGTTCCAACTTACCCTGAAAGGGGCGATCAAAACCGCAGGCGTTAAGCTCGATACCAAAGAGAACAAGCAGCTTATTGACGCGATCACCACGAAAAACCCAGATGCAGAACCGGTGGTGAAAAAAGTGCTGAAAGAAGCCGCTCAGCCGCTGTACGGTGCGTTTGAGTATCAAGGCAAAGTGGTGGAATTCGAGCAGGATGGCGATCTGCGTGATAACGAGAATGTGCCGTTGAATCCAGCGCTCTCTACCAGTGACCTGATCGAGAGCTATTTTAAAGCGGAAGTGCTGCCGCATGTGGCCGATGCTTGGATTAATGCCGATAAGCGCGATGCCAAAGATGGTGACATTGGCATTGTCGGCTATGAGATTCCGTTTAGCCGCCATTTCTATGTGTATCAACCGCCGCGTCCGCTGGAAGAGATTGATGCCGATCTGGATGCGGTCAGCGCCGAGATTATGAAGCTACTACAGGAGGTGCATTCCTGA
- a CDS encoding restriction endonuclease subunit S, translating to MAKYKAYPEYKETRLGWLAEIPAHWDAKKLKYLGQAIIGLTYSPDDVVNEAEGTLVLRSSNVQNGNLDFSDNVYVTKKIPFQLKVKENDILICARNGSRALIGKNARITKEAEGMSFGAFMSIFRSHYNNYLSKVFNSALFEYQSGSFLTATINQLTTSNLNSFEIPLPPKEERDHIVHFLEHETAKIDNLIEKQQQLIEMIKEKRQAVISHAVTKGLNPDVPMKDSGVEWLGEVPDHWDKIKLKHITRKIIDAEHKTAPYFDDGEYLVCRTTNVKNGKLYLEGGLYTDQNTYNEWIKRGKPESGDILFTREAPAGEACVYSGDIPLCLGQRMVLFKLEKNRVVPEFVLHSIYSGLSDDFVKQLSQGSTVSHFNMSDIQNLPLYEPPLCEQKEIKEYLECNLSKHDNLIVSAQDMISLMQERRTALISAAVTGKIDVRGWVAPDTQDIEESQEVNA from the coding sequence ATGGCTAAATATAAGGCGTATCCGGAGTATAAAGAGACGCGGCTTGGTTGGTTAGCGGAGATTCCCGCCCACTGGGATGCGAAAAAATTAAAATATTTAGGGCAGGCAATTATAGGGTTAACCTATTCGCCTGATGATGTTGTTAATGAGGCTGAGGGAACTCTAGTTTTACGTTCTTCTAATGTTCAAAATGGGAATCTAGATTTTTCAGATAATGTGTATGTAACGAAAAAAATCCCATTCCAACTTAAGGTCAAAGAAAATGATATTCTTATATGTGCACGAAATGGTAGTCGAGCACTAATTGGGAAAAATGCAAGAATAACCAAAGAAGCTGAAGGGATGTCCTTCGGTGCTTTTATGTCAATATTCCGTAGTCACTATAATAATTATCTATCCAAGGTCTTCAATTCTGCGTTATTCGAATATCAGTCAGGCTCTTTCTTAACAGCAACGATAAATCAGCTCACTACCTCTAATTTGAATAGTTTCGAAATACCACTTCCGCCAAAAGAAGAGCGAGATCATATCGTTCACTTTCTGGAGCACGAAACTGCAAAAATCGATAACCTGATCGAGAAACAGCAGCAACTGATTGAAATGATAAAAGAAAAACGTCAGGCAGTGATTAGCCATGCCGTTACCAAAGGGTTAAATCCTGATGTGCCAATGAAAGATTCTGGCGTTGAATGGTTGGGAGAAGTGCCAGATCATTGGGATAAAATAAAACTAAAACATATCACAAGAAAAATAATTGATGCTGAACATAAAACGGCACCGTATTTTGATGATGGTGAGTATTTGGTTTGCCGTACAACAAATGTTAAAAATGGTAAATTATATTTAGAAGGCGGTTTATATACAGACCAGAATACTTACAATGAATGGATTAAAAGAGGGAAGCCAGAGTCTGGAGATATATTATTTACTAGAGAGGCTCCAGCAGGGGAGGCATGTGTTTATTCTGGAGATATTCCTCTTTGTTTAGGACAGAGGATGGTTTTATTTAAACTAGAAAAAAACAGAGTTGTTCCTGAGTTTGTTTTACATTCAATTTATTCAGGCCTATCTGACGATTTTGTTAAGCAACTATCTCAGGGAAGCACAGTTTCTCATTTTAATATGTCTGATATTCAGAATTTGCCTTTATATGAACCACCGCTCTGTGAACAAAAAGAAATAAAAGAATATTTAGAATGTAATTTATCCAAACATGATAACTTGATTGTATCTGCACAAGATATGATTTCCCTTATGCAAGAACGCCGCACCGCCCTTATCTCCGCCGCCGTCACGGGCAAAATCGACGTGCGCGGTTGGGTTGCACCTGACACGCAGGACATTGAGGAATCACAGGAGGTGAACGCATGA
- a CDS encoding type I restriction endonuclease subunit R yields MSMDSTKEAIFQSEMIAQMVEHGWIVGKGDGYDRERALYSQDVLTFVKTTQPQEWEKLVKVFPTDTERHFLDALVVQLKKADSNATDKLSRTYGTLGVLRNALKIRNARFTLCQFKPEHNLNPETLARYQQNICRIVPELVYSPYATKTAFEETGLKAKKWRIDLVLFVNGLPVATLELKSEFKQAVQNAIKQYKKTRLPKDPLTNKPEPLLTFKRGALVHFAVSQYDVFMATKLAGDDTFFLPFNKGTADGGAGNVIPENENEYATSYLWNEVLLPDNLLNILARFVHLQIEEKEDWNGLKVKKESLIFPRYHQWDVVNKLIHAATKEGTGNKYLIQHSAGSGKSNSIAWTAHQLSTLYDDKGEKQFHSVIVVTDRTVLDDQLQDTIYQFEHQDGVVGRINNKEGDGSKSEKLASALENSQPIIIVTIQTFPFVLKAIENSVSLKQRKYAVIADEAHSSQSGSTARQLKEVLMTEESDDDVVLSSEDILDATVAARKGSNNLNFYAFTATPKAKTLELFGRRPHPLEPASKTNKPEAFHVYSMRQAIEEGFILDVLKNYTNYKVAYKLLQKLDDPDREVDSKKAKIKLNQWVTLHEHNVSQKVKVIVEHYRKHVMHLLGGQAKAMVVTSSRKAAVRYKLAFDKYIAANHYQKINAMVAFSGEVEFVESDQNSLALLNKKFTEINMNPGLKGRDMRKAFDSDDYQVMLVANKFQTGFDQPKLCAMYVDKPLGGVECVQTLSRLNRIYPSKAQSGTFVLDFYNDPDDILGAFQPYYQTAELTDVSDPQLVFELFEKLRASGIFLWNEVEQFCEAFFTKNKSNAAISNICKPAVERWKKRYTSAIDAYVLAKEIFERTKKTNDVVLITNAENSFKSCKQEKDKLDIFKKDLGSFVRFYEFMSQIVEYDDKELEKLSLFARHLRPMLHEQNVEEDEIDLSNVEMSHYRLSKIHEQHLKLQEDAEEYKIKPGNDIGTAKPKDKKEEFLSHILARLNELFITDNLTDKDMINYAFSVRDKLSENQAVMTQIANNTREQAMLGDFPKAIDDAVLDSNDAQQEMMMQYLSNPELAKGFARVVFDMLKGA; encoded by the coding sequence ATGAGCATGGACTCCACCAAAGAAGCGATCTTCCAGAGTGAAATGATTGCACAGATGGTTGAACATGGCTGGATTGTCGGCAAAGGTGATGGCTATGACCGTGAACGTGCGCTGTATTCGCAAGATGTGCTGACCTTCGTTAAAACGACTCAACCGCAGGAGTGGGAAAAGCTGGTTAAGGTTTTCCCTACCGATACCGAGCGCCATTTCCTCGATGCGCTGGTGGTACAGCTTAAAAAAGCCGATAGTAACGCCACCGATAAACTCTCGCGCACCTACGGTACGTTGGGTGTATTGCGTAATGCGCTAAAAATCCGCAATGCGCGTTTTACGCTATGCCAGTTTAAACCCGAGCACAATTTAAACCCGGAAACGCTGGCGCGTTATCAGCAGAATATCTGCCGTATTGTGCCGGAACTGGTTTATAGCCCGTATGCTACTAAAACGGCGTTTGAAGAAACGGGCTTAAAAGCTAAAAAATGGCGTATCGATCTGGTGCTGTTTGTTAACGGCCTGCCGGTGGCGACGCTTGAGCTGAAATCCGAATTCAAACAGGCGGTACAAAACGCGATTAAGCAATATAAGAAAACGCGTTTGCCGAAAGACCCGTTAACCAATAAACCTGAACCGCTGCTGACCTTTAAACGCGGGGCGCTGGTGCACTTTGCCGTCAGCCAGTATGACGTGTTTATGGCGACGAAATTAGCCGGTGATGACACCTTCTTCCTGCCCTTTAATAAAGGTACGGCGGACGGCGGTGCAGGGAATGTCATTCCTGAAAATGAAAACGAGTACGCCACCAGCTACCTGTGGAATGAGGTGCTGCTGCCGGACAATTTGCTAAACATTCTCGCGCGTTTTGTGCATTTGCAAATTGAAGAGAAAGAAGACTGGAACGGGCTGAAGGTTAAAAAAGAGAGTTTAATTTTCCCTCGTTATCACCAGTGGGATGTGGTGAATAAACTGATTCACGCTGCCACGAAAGAAGGCACCGGTAATAAATACCTTATTCAGCACAGCGCCGGTTCCGGTAAGTCCAATTCGATTGCCTGGACCGCACACCAGCTTTCTACACTTTATGATGATAAGGGGGAAAAGCAGTTCCACTCGGTGATTGTTGTTACCGACCGAACGGTATTAGACGACCAGCTTCAGGATACTATCTACCAGTTTGAGCATCAGGACGGCGTGGTCGGGCGCATTAATAATAAAGAAGGCGACGGCTCTAAATCAGAAAAACTTGCCAGTGCGCTGGAAAACTCACAGCCGATTATTATCGTTACCATCCAGACCTTCCCGTTTGTGCTCAAGGCCATCGAAAACAGCGTCAGCCTTAAGCAACGAAAATATGCGGTAATTGCGGATGAAGCGCACTCTTCCCAAAGTGGTTCCACGGCGCGTCAGTTAAAAGAAGTGCTGATGACAGAAGAATCGGATGACGATGTGGTGTTGTCGTCGGAAGATATTTTGGATGCCACCGTTGCCGCGCGAAAAGGCAGTAATAATCTTAATTTTTATGCGTTTACCGCCACGCCAAAAGCCAAAACGCTGGAGCTATTTGGCCGTCGACCTCATCCGCTTGAACCCGCATCCAAGACTAATAAGCCGGAAGCATTCCACGTTTATTCGATGCGCCAGGCGATTGAAGAAGGCTTTATTCTTGATGTGCTGAAGAATTACACCAACTACAAAGTGGCGTATAAGCTGTTGCAAAAGCTGGACGATCCTGACCGGGAAGTGGACAGTAAAAAAGCTAAAATTAAGCTGAACCAGTGGGTTACGCTGCATGAACATAACGTCTCGCAAAAAGTAAAAGTGATTGTCGAGCACTACCGAAAACATGTCATGCATTTACTCGGCGGACAGGCGAAGGCCATGGTCGTGACCAGTTCGCGTAAAGCGGCGGTGCGCTACAAGCTGGCGTTTGATAAGTATATTGCTGCGAACCACTACCAGAAAATTAACGCCATGGTGGCGTTTTCAGGTGAAGTGGAATTTGTTGAAAGCGATCAAAATAGTCTTGCGTTGTTAAACAAGAAATTCACCGAAATCAATATGAATCCGGGGCTGAAAGGCCGGGATATGCGCAAAGCCTTTGATAGTGATGATTATCAGGTCATGCTGGTTGCGAATAAATTCCAGACGGGGTTTGACCAGCCAAAGTTGTGTGCCATGTATGTGGATAAGCCGCTTGGCGGGGTGGAGTGCGTGCAAACACTCTCACGCCTAAACCGTATCTACCCGAGTAAAGCGCAGTCCGGCACCTTCGTGCTCGATTTCTACAATGACCCGGATGATATTCTGGGGGCTTTCCAGCCTTACTATCAGACTGCCGAGCTGACAGATGTTAGCGACCCGCAGTTAGTCTTCGAGCTATTTGAGAAGCTCCGCGCCAGCGGTATTTTCCTGTGGAATGAGGTTGAACAATTCTGCGAAGCGTTCTTTACCAAAAATAAATCCAACGCGGCAATTAGTAATATTTGTAAACCCGCTGTTGAGCGCTGGAAAAAACGCTATACCTCGGCCATTGATGCCTATGTGTTGGCGAAAGAAATTTTTGAACGTACGAAGAAAACTAACGATGTAGTGCTGATTACCAATGCTGAAAATAGCTTTAAAAGCTGTAAGCAAGAGAAAGACAAGCTGGATATCTTCAAGAAAGATCTCGGCAGCTTTGTCCGTTTCTACGAGTTTATGTCACAAATCGTTGAGTACGATGATAAAGAACTAGAGAAGCTCAGCCTGTTTGCCCGCCATCTACGGCCAATGCTGCATGAACAGAATGTTGAAGAAGATGAGATTGATTTAAGTAATGTGGAAATGAGCCATTACCGCTTATCAAAAATTCATGAGCAACATCTGAAACTTCAGGAAGATGCCGAAGAATACAAAATAAAGCCGGGCAATGACATTGGTACTGCCAAGCCGAAGGATAAGAAAGAAGAATTTCTGTCACATATTCTGGCGCGCCTTAACGAGCTGTTTATTACGGATAATCTGACCGATAAAGACATGATTAATTATGCTTTTAGCGTGCGTGACAAGTTATCGGAAAATCAGGCGGTGATGACGCAGATTGCGAATAACACGCGCGAACAGGCCATGCTGGGGGATTTCCCTAAAGCGATTGATGACGCGGTGTTGGACAGCAATGACGCGCAGCAGGAGATGATGATGCAATATCTGTCTAATCCTGAACTGGCAAAAGGGTTTGCCCGGGTGGTGTTTGATATGTTGAAAGGGGCTTGA
- a CDS encoding ribbon-helix-helix domain-containing protein: MGQPAKQTISAQIPAELAAAVESLAIELDRSKSWVIKEALTAMIEERERRHQQILKGLADVDAGRVVSHADVIDFANKLKKS, from the coding sequence ATGGGACAACCAGCGAAACAGACGATCAGTGCTCAGATACCCGCCGAACTTGCGGCTGCGGTTGAAAGCCTGGCTATTGAACTGGATAGATCCAAAAGTTGGGTGATTAAAGAAGCGTTGACCGCAATGATTGAAGAGAGAGAGCGGCGGCATCAGCAGATTTTGAAAGGCCTTGCTGATGTCGATGCGGGAAGGGTGGTAAGCCATGCAGATGTGATCGACTTCGCCAACAAACTGAAAAAGTCATAA
- a CDS encoding type II toxin-antitoxin system RelE/ParE family toxin, with protein MKIRWTRKAQDDLERIYGFASQYSRQHADEVLDRLIIGTTGLADHPRIGVSQARYEPREVRKILFDDYEVHYEIQHDTIYIVDLWHTREDR; from the coding sequence ATGAAAATACGTTGGACGCGAAAGGCACAGGATGACCTGGAACGTATTTACGGGTTTGCCAGTCAGTACAGTCGGCAACATGCTGACGAGGTGTTAGATCGCTTGATCATCGGCACCACGGGGCTTGCTGACCACCCGAGAATCGGCGTATCTCAGGCAAGATATGAACCACGCGAGGTGAGAAAGATCTTGTTTGATGATTATGAAGTTCACTATGAAATTCAGCACGATACTATTTATATCGTCGATCTTTGGCATACACGAGAAGATCGCTGA
- a CDS encoding helix-turn-helix transcriptional regulator: protein MPQNKIKQLRTQLSITQRELAERVGTSQQQIQRIEAGKVAAKLGLAQAICAVLNKPLSAVFPDGDEVLKEFRTYRSQTDEDLNHFAAKGIEIDSCAWSVKLYLRGHQDPLWLAISAADKRRFYAYFQEKTYPGVERFFVFDSDQYRYALNTREVVFHQFLFEPVAPIYSNGDENRDDDFYYNVHITLENGGPIIGLSVEPDEPESEDIEDIGQLGAFFEILECDPETAERYVITDMDGEDAFIRIGSIAMVKVSLDALEPAEDGEDEV from the coding sequence ATGCCACAGAATAAGATCAAGCAACTTCGCACCCAGCTATCCATCACTCAACGTGAGCTGGCAGAAAGAGTGGGAACTAGCCAGCAGCAGATTCAGCGTATAGAGGCTGGTAAAGTTGCCGCCAAACTAGGCTTGGCGCAGGCGATATGCGCTGTTTTGAATAAGCCGTTAAGCGCAGTGTTTCCCGACGGTGATGAAGTGCTGAAGGAATTCCGTACCTATCGTAGTCAAACTGATGAAGATTTGAATCATTTTGCAGCCAAAGGCATTGAGATCGATAGCTGTGCTTGGTCTGTAAAACTCTATCTTAGGGGGCACCAAGATCCGCTCTGGTTAGCGATATCTGCGGCTGATAAACGTCGATTCTATGCTTATTTCCAGGAGAAAACGTATCCGGGAGTAGAACGCTTTTTTGTGTTCGACTCAGACCAGTATCGCTATGCGTTAAATACTCGTGAAGTAGTATTTCACCAATTCCTATTTGAACCTGTTGCCCCCATTTACAGTAATGGAGATGAGAATAGGGATGACGATTTCTATTATAATGTCCACATTACCCTGGAAAATGGTGGCCCGATTATCGGACTGAGTGTTGAGCCAGATGAACCTGAATCTGAAGATATTGAGGATATAGGTCAGTTAGGCGCATTCTTTGAGATATTGGAGTGTGACCCAGAGACAGCGGAACGTTATGTGATCACCGATATGGATGGCGAGGACGCCTTTATCCGCATTGGCTCAATCGCTATGGTGAAGGTTTCGCTTGATGCGTTAGAGCCTGCTGAAGATGGCGAAGATGAAGTTTAA